The nucleotide window ATTACCCAATATTGGAACTGGAGTGGTCTTGAACCTGTGACCTCCCTGAGCGAGAACCACACTAAAGTGGGTAAACCCTCTCACCTCCGACAAACTGGGCTGAACATAAATTTCATTTTAATTCCCTCCAAATGATTATCCACTATTCGGCTCGAAATTTCGTACCCCGCTCGAAATTTTGTTCCCCTTTACCTACCATCCCATCCCAATTTCTAAACCTAATTGTGACCTAAGCAAATCCtaatcttattttttttttcttaggggctgtttggtagcctctgaatggtcattaacaCTATGTTCtcgagtctcatttaacagggggaggggaagaaaaattttctctcctaatatctccaatttgggaggatgaatatatggtcatattttcttcccttttcccttcttttccctcccctcctcctgttaaatgaaactcaggaacatattttttttttgtcatatTTTCATCTCCTTTCCCTCCCTTTGTTAAATAAAACTCGGGAACAGAGtgtaagaggctacctcttaatggaaccattaagaattttaccaatgagaaggtagaagaatgtgacatgtgatgatttaccctTCAGAGGTTATCTTTTAACCATttagacttgaggttacctctcaTTTAtccagaggttttaaaccattaaaattaaaatatagcATCTAAATGAAATTAAGAGGGTACCAAACAGCCCTCAATCTTTTTCAAAGGAGAAAGGGGGATATAACCAACCACTCATTCACTGTATTTTCTAATGTTACCCTTCTCTCTCGTCCCTTCGCATTCAGGTAGTTTTGTTGCTTCTAAAACCAGATGGCGATCAATGCAACTTTTTTTAATCAAATGTATTACTCTGTTAATGTTCTTAATTTCATATGTATTGATTGTATCTATTGTTCCTTGAATGTCAGATTACGGTTTCTAAACTTATGttcattttctttgttttttttaggGCAAATCGCAAATGGAGGGGAGACTTTTCATCAAATACATATAAGTATGAGATAAAGACTCTATTAACTTCGAAGTTTGCTATTTGATTCAATTATCTTAATGTTTTACATAAGTAAATCTTTtttcttggggggggggggggatttaaTATTTAAATTGATTTTCATTTGTTGTTATTGTTCTAATGTTTTGAGAGGTTTAAGGTGATGATTTGATTATAAACATGTGAGACTGATAAACATTTTGTATACTAGACACATTTTAATCTATCTACTACCTTTAGTTATATATCAGTTCATTATGATATGTTATTATTTTGATGATTCCACATGATGAAATTGAGAGATTTGGTGACTATGTAATACGGGGTTGCTAATTGATAAAGCCACTTTGTAAACTTGACCTTAGGAAATATGTTTTTGTGTGTCCTGCCTTGTTCTAATTCAGTTGTGCTTTGTTGTTACTGTTTTGTTGTATTAAAATGATGAAATTTATAATGATGAAGTTTAATATCTTTGCTGAGGGTAACGGTAACGATTTGTGATTGGGTGGGAATGCCAAGAAGCAGAGAAGGGAAATGTCATTGGTAACAAACCACAGCATTAACAAATCCAAGTCAAATTACAAAAGGGTAAGGTGCTATACAATATTCTGCTAATTTGCAATAGTTCTTGCAGTTCATTTAGTAAACACAATTAGAAAAATGATTAATTTGTTGTGGTTTCTTGTTTTCTAGGTGAATGTTGCAATACTCATGTTTGAAAGAATTGATGCTATATGTTGGAAaagtttttttaataattataaaaCTGTTATATGTACATATATACACAAATACATATACATAATTAGGTTTATTTGTAATTATTTTGAGTAGAAAAAGTTTGAAGTTTTTTATAGGGTCCAGTGTATGGAGAGTTAAAGGTGGCCTGATGATCTATTGATGGTATCCCAAAAGTAAGGTTGATAATTTAAAGgtaatatatgttattttttattttctttcattttatttttaatgtttttccGTCTCGTGGTTATATATCTAGGTTTATATGGGTCGTACTAGTAATATAGGCACACGCATAAACATGAATTAGTCAGTAATTGAACAGTGAACAGTGATTTGTGCTTAGTATATTTGAACAAATTATGGTGATCATATGGCCTAACTGTTTAAGCTGCTGGTCTAAATTAGGGATGTTTCCTGTTCAGGATTTTTGAGCCGAACGGGCAACAACGGTTTTGGATAAACCTTTGCCAAACCGGCCAATGGTTTGGCGGTTCCGTTTTGACGGTTTGGTGGTCAAAGCAGTTCGGTATTCAGGGTTTTGGCCcaccattttcttttgttttttaaaaactAATTGTGCCTCAGCAGCAGCACCACACTGCACACCCGCAACAGCGGCTGCGCGGCTGATATTGTAGAAGGTGTGATTAAAAAACTATTTGAAGGACATAATCTGAAATATGTGGAACATATCAATAAAAAAGAAAACATTTTCCTGTAAGTATATATGTGATAATGCAATTGTTATATAGTGATTATAGTTTTTTGTTAACACGTGTATCTTGTGTCAGGCCTTCAGCTTGATGTCAAAGGTTGTTGCAGTGTGTATGCTTCTTTTGACAAATATACATAAGTAGAACGACTTGAAGGTGATAGTAGATACCGTGCTGGACCACATGGGTTACAGGTTGGAGTCATCTTTTAAATTTATGTATTTAGAACTTTTTGTTATTTAATAATTATTGTGGTCTTTTACAATTCAATCATGTGTTGTCCTTTGCAGGATGCAGAGAAGCGTTTCATGTTCATTGATTTCCCCCTGTTTATCAACTTCAGTTAAAGCGTTTTGAATATGATTCCATTCGAGATACAATGGTGAAGGTCAGTAACTTTAACCCTTATGACATGGTTCAGTTCATGTGAATGCCATTTAATTAAAGAAAGTACCATGTGATCAGTGTATATATAAGCTGGGCAGATTGGTTTTGTATTTTGCATATTGTTGAAAATAACTTGTGAAGAAGCAGACCTCTTATTTGGAATTTTTTTATGTGAAATTATTCGATTGGACAGATAAACAACCGTTATAAATTCCTCCTGCGACTTGATCTTGATAGAGAGGATGGAAAGTACTTATCACCCCTAGCAGACAGAAGTTTGCGCAATCTTTACACTCTTCACAGGTATTTTAATATAGTTTAATATATTCCTCCGAGTTCATTAGAGAAGAAGTAACTCTTGTGAATAAATCTCATATGATAGCATTATAAAGCAGGTTGGTATATATAGTTCTAAAAACAGTTAATAGGTAAGGCAGAACTGAACTATTATTATTCAACTTATGGGAATATGCAGGAAAACCATTAAGAACTATGTTAACTTTTGTGAATTAGTTGTTTCTTATTTGATTAGAGTCTAAATGTTTTCAGTTCTATGTTATTTTTGCAGTGTTTTGGTTCACAGTGGGGGAGCACATGACGGGTAATTATGATCACGTGAAGGACAACAGTGGGGGTCGGTAAGTTTGCCTTTTACTAACTGCTCTTACATCTTTGATAGCTATGGTTATCAGATCTAATCAATTTAACATGAATTGTGAAATTTCAGGTTGAGTATAGTCAGTTGGCTGATGTAGCAACAATAAGTAGTAAGTGCTAGGAACTATGAAGTGGGAGTATGACTACTAAGAAAACGTTAACACGATGATTATTTAACTCGCATGAAGATTGTGAAAGAGATTCATGAACACAATGAAGTTTTGAGCTTTTATTCATACACTTGTTAGTTTATTTGGGTTATATGTTTGATCATTAGACTTAGATCGACACTTATTAGCCATTTGGATTGAACTTTTAATTGAAGTGATTATTTTATGATTTCTACATTtacaattttgtttttattttttaatgtaaaaatgataattgtaattaattaaaattaatatgATAAATGTCAATGGCATTTAATTTGATCTGATTTTTGTGGCAAAAAATATGTGCCACTAAAAGCTCAAAAGTTTGTACTGACAGATAAAAAGGTGCTACTAAAAGCTTAAAAACTTTGTGCGACGCATTGAAAAAGCGCCATTAAAAGGCTTTAGCGTCAGCTCTTCTTGTGGCACTTTTTTTGTGTGCCACCCATTCTTACCAGGTTCTTTAGTGGCACTTTCTTGTTTTTCTGTGACACTTTTTGCATGTCACTAGATGGCATTTTCTTTTGTAGTGGGTATAGAGTTCAAAAACAACGGAATGTTAGAATTTTGTAATGACAAAGGAATCCTACACGAATTCAGTGTTACATACACACCACAGCAAAACGgtgtagctgaacgaaagaataggACACTGACCGAGACCGCACGcacaatgcttgctgattcaaagctttTTGTAAGTTTTTGGAGTGAAGTTGTAGCGTCCGCGTGTTATACACACAGTCGAGTTCTTACGGTCAAGGTACACAAGAAGACATGTTTTGAGTTGCTCCATCGACAGAAGCCGAATCTTAAGTGGTTAAAACCATTTGGGTCGTCATGTACATttattgtaggatcgtattcggacccgaacgagtcgatcagaagagtttatctcaatacgaaaggcggaaacagacgtatcaaggtcaattcagcacacaaatcactttaactgccaatttgattgatataatgacgttttacagcgtgatgacacttcggcagcacttcgttgcaaaaccggaaaatcttatgtgatttcgcttgaaatgccaTATATATAGGcaatgtaattccgcttgaacacgtCTCAAGTGGAATTAACATGattcattcaagcgaaatcagcatatttaacttcgagcggaattagaacatttagatttcgcttgaaatgacctggtgtcatttcaagcggaatctcctcTAATTTCCACTTTcttgtttttcgtgccctgatctaactagttctatacaagactcgatacaagacgaagtcgacagacgcatgcaccaacaaactccccctcgaatgttgacgagtcttcagtgtcgagtcttcgcatcttcaatctttatTAGTCTTCGGGCTTCTTTTCAAAGTATCTTACACTGTAAAGCATCCTTCAAATCTCTCTCTTTTCTCTAtcatcaccaacaaactcccctcGAACAAATACTCTCCTCCTCGAATGTTGAATTTTTaaattcatcagcatcagcaatcTCAGGATCAGAACCTGACTTTTTGatattcagactccccctctcagtaagttgggatcgtagtctggcttttacAGATTCAAGATCACTGCCTGGCTCATACTTTgctcagaatcgaaacctggctttcGAAACTCAAGCTTCTCAGGATCAATTAATCCAGCTCTTACTCAAACCTGCACagtctctaccacaaacataagctTTTTATGATAAAGATTTGACTATCTTAGACACTACTTGCAGATCTCTGACAAACCTCTTGCAAAAAGGATTTTAAAAACCTTTTAAACACAatcttcccaaacctgttcgtcatgtttagcacttgagattttgaaaatcagctcttcaacaccagttgtcaaaaatctttttggatttttcaaaaaattatactaaaacacacataaaatctttttgaatttttgaataatatggaatacagtaaagaaatatttacagacaatatttttttttgtgagtttgtgtaagaggatcatatcagtttatgagacaaatcaccaacaccgttaagcttgatttcattttaagttctaaacaattcacctagattgtcagtatactgatccttttaaattttcacacaaagttcaactgtttcgagatacgagattaatgtcttaaggacttaaacttattcgcgtgtcccaccacttgaatatactcccgtatccagatcccaatattcagtcttacaggtgagtatacctagatgatatctgtaaggggttagatgcaaaaccgtgagagctcaggtcagaacttccgttcagcagagagatgacggctcgacttttggtgtgtcccctttagaggatcttttcttcaacagcacatgattagcatttttcaatgtttcatcattttttatgcagAGGGcgacgctatatttcaagcaatttgcaaagtattatacggggactaggctattgcttccgcaaaatcagaagtcccgggataataccccagatatcactgagtataaagacctagtatctcaaaaagagggacctttcaaacaagatttcgggggttacccatatatccaagaaatgttacccacgagataagcaagtttgaaatttagatttatatctcgtcacaatttactaaatgtgcaaaaacctactggcatatccacaatgagattgtttatcacatttttaactttccatatctttagcatgttgtgatagtccactgatgtactatcatttcctctttttcacaacaaaactcgtttttgattttatcatgtttttgactttttcaaatttctaatgtttttggattttctgaaatttttatttttactccccctaaaatgcaaacatatttaaagaaatttgaaaacaaactatacagaaatatgacaactgttgtgaatatcttcaaatcgccatccacttggcataaacaatcagaactcccccttacaacaaactattttcccattaagatttcaaaacacttaagtttgttttaatcaaaatggtttttccgaaaaataagttttgttgattttaccataTGTAGGTTCGGGGTAAACTCATCACATTGTTCatctttaaccacttgtaggaaatcaagtacaagttaatgtccctgatttaccactttcaagtatgcacaatcaaacCTCAGTACCATTTGTAAATTTATCCAAACCTATTAACCACATGTAGGAATGGAACATCTACACACATTCATTTTACCAATTAAAGATGCCAATTCATGCTCcacaattaccaacttgggagctccggcaagtcaggtttttctattcaaagaatatatccacccaagcctgaccagccttgggtgttaacGAGTCATCAACACTTTTTTTCTTACctcccatcttcttctcatagaactctttaacccctttgacttttctgtcaatcatttttccaaagatgtgttttactttggggttaaagaccttttcaacatcaaaaacctttttgtcagaataaaattggtttgaaatttcaactttaccaattttctttttaaattttcagcccgaagtggtggaaaattctcatcatccacagtcggaactgattcttcaccattttctacaatctgtggctcctctgattttgtggaatcagattcatcgccagaagatagctcctctgattttgatctatcagaatcatcgctataactatcaacagacttcttaacaacccatttctggttgtcagatttagctctctttgtgacaaccggtaattaacggcttctaataaCGTGATTAACAAATGTTTAAggcaataataaatagtgtttaaggcatgaattaacttaattaggctattggaatgcctaggaacaCCTATTCGAGTTTACAGTACGCGAATGATAATCCACGAAGAAACTGCGTAACGATAAACGAGAACGAACTGATGCCGTATAAAATACTGGCCACGCCGAAAAATACGAAGTTTATACGTATTACTTATAGTTATGAATATGGTTATAAAAAAATGCATTTAAACATGATTATATAATATCTGGATTTAACatgtatctacattaataaagaTTTagctttttctttttcaaaatacCCAATGTATACGTGTGTGTATACAATTCTATATGATTAATTTATATGGTCCCTATATATTTCAATTGAGtaaataatatttcaaccaaaaTACAATAGTTTTATCTAGACAATTATCTGTCATATATTAGATCACCATTCCATACTCTAGactatttattatataaaatgtCTTCCCTTATACCTCATGATTCCATATCTTTGACCACAAATCTTTGTCTGACAAAAAGTAATGTATAACATGGGAACTCTACATATatataaaaaggaaaaaaaaaaaaaaccccatcAAGAATGTATGGATGGTATGGAAGCGTAAGCAGGTAACCAAAAAATACTTACTTGACTTTTGTCATACTTTAGCAAATGTgtaaaattaaaattataataaATGAATGAATAAATAGAAGTAACAAAACCCTACCTATTTAACATCTCTTTCTCCTCTCTGATTATATACGCACACATACAGACAAGACACAAATGGAGTTCTTTGAAAACCATATCAACATCACCTAAAAAGCTGGTTTAGAACATGCTTGTTCTCTCCTCCTCCCTCAACCTCACGCAACACCCCCCCTTCTCAGATCTTTATGATTTCCTTCACACACAACTAAACATAGCCTACACTCCTCAACTCACTGAAGAACCGGTGATTATCGACGACAAGTCCAGAAGAGAGAGAGACTTCAAGAGAGAGAGACGGCGAAGGGTTTCGGTGCCGCCGccgcggcggtggtggtggatcTTCACGACGGTGGCCGTAGCCACCGTGAGATACGGCGGTGATGGCGGTGAGACCTGACGGCTATCGGAGCCACGTCGGAAGCTGTACGGCGGTGGTGGTGCTCGGTCCGACAGATTTCTTGTCACGGATCAGGCTCGGGTTCAGCAGGTTTCATGTTCAAGCGGGTCGGGTCATGGTTCTATTCAACAGATTCAAGTTGGGTCTTGGTCGACTTAGTTCGGTGTCGGGTCAGACACGCGACTCCGGTGagcatttctttattttattatttcgGTTAAACTCGAAACGATTGCGCAGATTGTAATCAacatactttttttttattttgttttggttCGGATTGCTACAAATCAGGCTCGGCTCGATCATGGTTCGGGTTCACTCCGGTCAGCTTCGGGATCGGTCAACCGGTCAAAGCAAGTCAAGGCTGGTCAAACTTAGTCAACGGTTCGGTCTCGGGTTCGGTCAAAGGCGGTCAACAGCAGATCCGTTCGGTTTGGAGTTCAAGGAACGGGTCGACTCGGTcgaaccgagtcaactcggtcaaacctAGTCAACTCAGCGAGCCAACTCGGTCaacccggttgactcggtcaactcagtcaactctACGACCCGGAATGCTATAGTTGCACGCTGGCTAATGCacgttcttggaac belongs to Helianthus annuus cultivar XRQ/B chromosome 5, HanXRQr2.0-SUNRISE, whole genome shotgun sequence and includes:
- the LOC118492349 gene encoding uncharacterized protein LOC118492349, producing MAVRPDGYRSHVGSCTAVVVLGPTDFLSRIRLGFSRFHVQAGRVMVLFNRFKLGLGRLSSVSGQTRDSGSARSWFGFTPVSFGIGQPVKASQGWSNLVNGSVSGSVKGGQQQIRSVWSSRNGSTRSNRVNSVKPSQLSEPTRSTRLTRSTQSTLRPGML